In Fibrobacter sp. UWR2, the following are encoded in one genomic region:
- the purD gene encoding phosphoribosylamine--glycine ligase, with amino-acid sequence MNILVVGSGGREHAIALAVKKSPLCDTLVCAPGNPGMANLGKCVPVDVADPKAIADLAVAEHIDLAVIGPEIPLVAGVVDEFRRRGLRAFGPTAAAAALEGSKAFSKDIMKKYNVPTAAFETFTDLASAKKFLAEHPAPIVVKASGLAAGKGAIVCMTDKEANDAVEEMLGDKAVFGESGKTVVIEEFMDGEEASIFVVCDGKDYVILSSAQDHKRVFDDDKGPNTGGMGAYSPAPVVTDALLDEVKKTIIEPTLKGMAAEGKPYTGVLYVGIMVTAKGPKVVEYNCRLGDPECQIVLPLYDGDVLALFDAAEKGELAKLGAPKAPKGSSAIVVLASAGYPGSYEKGKVVTGIEEAEKNGAQVLHAGTKMVDGKLVTNGGRVFGVVGHGETLQAALDIAYEAAEKVQFEGKFYRKDIGKKGLARLAKMAK; translated from the coding sequence ATGAATATTCTCGTCGTTGGTAGTGGTGGTCGTGAACATGCCATCGCTCTTGCAGTCAAGAAGTCGCCGCTGTGCGATACTCTCGTGTGCGCTCCGGGCAACCCGGGCATGGCAAACCTCGGCAAGTGCGTGCCGGTGGATGTGGCCGACCCGAAGGCAATCGCTGACCTCGCCGTAGCAGAGCATATTGACCTCGCAGTCATCGGCCCCGAAATTCCGCTGGTCGCGGGCGTGGTGGATGAATTCCGCCGTCGCGGTCTTCGCGCATTCGGCCCGACTGCGGCTGCTGCCGCGCTCGAAGGCTCCAAGGCCTTCAGCAAGGATATCATGAAGAAGTACAACGTGCCGACGGCAGCCTTCGAGACCTTCACCGATCTCGCCTCCGCGAAGAAGTTCCTTGCCGAACACCCGGCTCCGATCGTGGTGAAGGCGTCGGGCCTCGCTGCGGGCAAGGGCGCCATCGTCTGCATGACCGACAAGGAAGCGAACGACGCTGTCGAAGAAATGCTCGGCGACAAGGCCGTCTTCGGCGAATCCGGCAAGACGGTCGTGATTGAAGAATTCATGGACGGCGAAGAAGCCTCCATCTTCGTGGTTTGCGACGGCAAGGACTACGTGATTCTCTCTTCTGCCCAGGACCACAAGCGCGTCTTTGACGACGACAAGGGCCCGAACACCGGTGGAATGGGCGCCTACAGCCCGGCTCCGGTGGTGACGGACGCTCTCCTCGACGAGGTGAAAAAGACGATTATCGAACCGACCCTCAAGGGCATGGCCGCCGAAGGCAAGCCCTACACGGGCGTGCTCTACGTGGGCATCATGGTGACTGCGAAGGGCCCGAAGGTCGTGGAATACAACTGCCGCCTCGGCGACCCCGAATGCCAGATTGTGCTCCCGCTCTACGACGGCGATGTGCTCGCATTGTTCGATGCTGCCGAAAAGGGCGAACTCGCCAAGCTCGGTGCCCCGAAGGCTCCGAAGGGCAGCTCCGCTATCGTTGTGCTCGCAAGCGCCGGTTATCCGGGCTCCTACGAAAAGGGCAAGGTCGTCACGGGTATCGAAGAAGCCGAAAAGAACGGCGCCCAGGTGCTCCACGCCGGTACCAAGATGGTCGATGGCAAGCTGGTCACGAACGGTGGTCGCGTGTTCGGCGTGGTGGGCCATGGCGAAACGCTCCAGGCCGCTCTCGACATCGCTTACGAAGCCGCCGAGAAGGTTCAGTTCGAAGGCAAGTTCTACCGCAAG
- a CDS encoding GyrI-like domain-containing protein, with product MPFDFKKEYKEFYMPKGKPEIVTVPAMNYIAVRGSGNPNEEGGDYKKSIELLYGIAYTIKMSKKGDHKIEGYFDYVVPPLEGFWWQDDVDGIDYSHKENFQWISVIRLPDFVTKADFDWAVDEATRKKKMDFSKVEFLEIEEGLCVQCMHSGSYDDEPASIAAMDKFIADNGYENDISDTRRHHEIYLSDARKVAPEKLKTVIRHPIKKK from the coding sequence ATGCCCTTTGACTTCAAGAAAGAATACAAAGAATTCTACATGCCGAAAGGCAAGCCGGAAATTGTCACCGTTCCGGCGATGAACTATATCGCTGTCCGTGGTAGCGGCAACCCGAATGAAGAAGGCGGTGACTACAAGAAGTCAATTGAACTTCTGTACGGAATCGCATACACGATTAAGATGAGTAAAAAGGGTGACCACAAAATCGAAGGTTACTTTGATTACGTGGTGCCACCGCTTGAAGGATTCTGGTGGCAGGACGACGTTGACGGAATCGATTACAGCCACAAGGAAAATTTCCAGTGGATTTCTGTCATCAGGCTCCCTGACTTTGTTACCAAAGCCGATTTTGATTGGGCTGTTGACGAGGCGACCCGCAAAAAGAAAATGGACTTTTCGAAAGTCGAATTTCTAGAAATCGAGGAAGGGCTTTGCGTACAGTGCATGCATTCCGGCTCGTACGACGACGAACCCGCGTCAATCGCTGCAATGGACAAGTTTATCGCCGACAACGGTTACGAAAATGACATCTCGGACACGAGGCGTCATCACGAGATTTACCTCTCCGACGCGCGCAAAGTCGCCCCGGAAAAGTTGAAAACAGTCATCCGCCACCCGATAAAGAAGAAATAA
- a CDS encoding isoprenylcysteine carboxylmethyltransferase family protein yields the protein MKRIRDFFGYLLGGVLFVALIPTIMWLASGMPTLWPVDTWRCIVAPVVMLVGLVLSIWTIVYMRNRGKGNPMDAFGHEVAPRTQHLMIEGPYKINRNPMLTGTLVYLVGAAVWLWTWQSCVVFVAFFAIMMVQVLSEEKRLRRDFGEEYEEYCKHSRRF from the coding sequence ATGAAACGTATAAGAGATTTCTTTGGTTACTTGCTGGGCGGAGTTCTTTTTGTTGCCTTGATCCCGACAATCATGTGGCTTGCGTCTGGCATGCCCACGCTGTGGCCGGTCGATACGTGGCGTTGCATTGTGGCGCCTGTCGTGATGCTTGTGGGCCTTGTGCTGAGTATTTGGACTATCGTCTACATGCGCAATCGTGGCAAAGGAAACCCGATGGATGCTTTCGGCCACGAAGTGGCCCCGCGTACGCAGCATCTGATGATTGAAGGTCCGTACAAGATTAACCGCAACCCGATGCTTACAGGAACCCTCGTTTATCTCGTGGGTGCCGCCGTGTGGCTGTGGACTTGGCAATCGTGCGTTGTATTTGTCGCCTTCTTTGCCATCATGATGGTGCAGGTGCTGAGCGAAGAAAAACGCCTCCGCCGCGACTTCGGCGAAGAATACGAAGAGTATTGCAAACACTCACGAAGGTTTTAG
- a CDS encoding MATE family efflux transporter, translating to MTAAKTNIDMLNGPLGRKILRFAIPIALSSIFQQMFNLADVAVVGQFAGDKALAAVGANTFVINMLINLFVGISVGANVVVANSIGARSYRSVTRSVHTSVMIAFFSGILLSFVGIFFARPILELISTPADILDLAVRYLQIYFAGMPFVMIYNFVAAILRSKGDTKRPLYVLMVAGAVNVALNLILVAGFDMGVSGVAIATVIANVISGITLFYMLMHEVGPFKLEFWKLRVTPFFLSRILRVGIPTGLRGVVFSFSNVCLQSAINSLGSATVAASSIALNYEFVVYYWLSSFSQACVTFVGQNFGAKNMERCRRTVRWALLLGCSSTIVLSALCCIFARPMLSVFTSNNDIIEIATIRMYVVVGLLAINVFLDVFSGALSGMGKSLPPALTCMAGVCGIRILWVIFVFPRYNSFASLMVVYPISWVITIAVIMGIYFYNIKRFTSGTAKACRSQES from the coding sequence ATGACGGCGGCAAAGACGAACATAGATATGCTGAACGGGCCCCTCGGGAGAAAAATCCTGAGGTTTGCCATCCCTATTGCCCTGAGCAGCATTTTCCAGCAGATGTTCAACCTGGCAGATGTCGCCGTAGTGGGGCAGTTCGCGGGCGACAAGGCACTGGCGGCCGTCGGCGCGAACACGTTCGTCATCAACATGCTCATCAACCTGTTCGTCGGGATTTCCGTAGGCGCGAACGTAGTGGTGGCCAATTCCATCGGCGCGCGCAGTTACCGCTCCGTAACCCGCAGTGTCCACACGTCGGTGATGATAGCGTTCTTTAGCGGGATATTGCTCTCGTTTGTAGGCATCTTTTTTGCAAGGCCGATTCTCGAACTGATTTCAACGCCAGCCGACATCCTGGACTTGGCGGTGCGCTACCTGCAAATCTACTTTGCCGGGATGCCCTTCGTGATGATCTACAACTTTGTCGCAGCCATTCTGCGCAGCAAGGGCGATACAAAGCGGCCGCTTTACGTGCTCATGGTGGCGGGAGCCGTGAACGTGGCGCTAAACTTGATTCTAGTAGCTGGCTTTGACATGGGCGTATCGGGCGTAGCCATTGCAACCGTCATCGCCAACGTCATCAGCGGAATCACCTTGTTCTACATGCTCATGCACGAGGTGGGTCCCTTCAAGCTGGAATTCTGGAAGTTGCGCGTGACGCCCTTCTTCCTGAGCCGCATATTGCGCGTGGGAATCCCGACGGGACTCCGCGGCGTCGTATTCTCGTTCAGCAACGTGTGCCTGCAATCGGCTATCAACAGCCTGGGCTCCGCGACAGTGGCAGCATCGTCCATCGCCCTCAATTACGAATTCGTCGTATATTACTGGCTAAGTTCGTTCTCGCAGGCTTGCGTGACCTTCGTGGGGCAAAACTTCGGGGCAAAAAATATGGAACGTTGCCGCCGCACGGTCCGTTGGGCTCTCTTGCTCGGGTGTTCGTCCACCATCGTGTTGAGCGCGCTCTGCTGTATTTTCGCAAGGCCCATGCTGAGCGTATTCACGTCTAATAACGATATCATCGAAATCGCGACCATCCGCATGTACGTAGTGGTCGGGCTCCTCGCCATCAACGTCTTCCTGGACGTATTTTCGGGTGCACTTTCTGGAATGGGCAAGTCGCTACCGCCAGCTCTCACCTGCATGGCAGGCGTTTGCGGCATCCGCATCCTCTGGGTGATTTTTGTGTTCCCCAGGTACAACTCGTTCGCCTCACTGATGGTCGTCTACCCCATCAGCTGGGTCATCACGATTGCGGTTATCATGGGAATATATTTCTACAATATTAAGCGTTTCACTTCAGGAACAGCGAAAGCTTGCCGAAGTCAAGAATCGTGA
- a CDS encoding DUF3795 domain-containing protein, protein MTNNAIISCCGSDCSVCYCYGKMCQGCNASCGKVFHCPEGEECAIYHCCVTKNGYKSCGECDKLPCDIILGTRDPKMTEEEFMKSVEERVNRLKGNK, encoded by the coding sequence ATGACGAATAATGCTATTATCAGCTGCTGCGGCTCCGATTGCAGCGTATGCTATTGCTATGGAAAGATGTGCCAGGGATGCAATGCCTCATGCGGCAAAGTCTTCCATTGCCCCGAAGGCGAGGAATGCGCTATTTATCACTGCTGTGTTACGAAGAATGGCTATAAATCCTGCGGCGAATGCGACAAACTCCCGTGCGACATTATTCTCGGCACGAGAGATCCGAAGATGACTGAAGAAGAATTCATGAAGAGTGTGGAAGAAAGAGTAAACCGTCTTAAAGGGAATAAATAA
- a CDS encoding zinc ribbon domain-containing protein, producing MEMKFCQSCGMPLTPEILGTNADGSKSEEYCIYCYKDGAFTGDFNMEQMVEFCSQFVDEFNKNTGKSLTREEYKAELRKYFPTLKRWRLPADQLPHATSPMKQKFIEEVNALNIKDMPKIDNLFVLQGSFINQEYKINGNTVKLLDDNASYWGNQVEKIGAEGRCFGIACDERYILVSEYGKNGADAEIVVFKKR from the coding sequence ATGGAAATGAAATTTTGTCAAAGCTGCGGAATGCCGCTCACGCCGGAAATCTTGGGCACCAACGCCGACGGCAGCAAGAGCGAAGAATACTGCATCTACTGCTATAAAGACGGTGCCTTCACCGGCGACTTCAATATGGAACAGATGGTCGAATTCTGCTCGCAGTTCGTTGATGAATTCAACAAGAATACAGGCAAGAGCCTCACCCGCGAAGAATACAAGGCGGAGCTGCGCAAGTACTTCCCGACACTCAAACGCTGGCGACTTCCGGCAGACCAATTGCCGCATGCCACCTCGCCCATGAAGCAGAAGTTCATCGAAGAGGTAAACGCGCTTAATATCAAGGACATGCCGAAAATCGACAACCTCTTTGTGCTGCAGGGCTCGTTCATCAATCAGGAATACAAGATCAACGGCAACACCGTCAAGCTCCTGGACGATAACGCAAGCTACTGGGGCAACCAAGTCGAAAAAATTGGTGCCGAAGGCCGCTGCTTCGGAATCGCCTGCGACGAACGCTATATTCTCGTGAGCGAATACGGCAAAAACGGAGCTGATGCCGAAATTGTCGTATTCAAGAAACGGTAA
- a CDS encoding flavodoxin domain-containing protein, translated as MNSIIIYGSRYGSTKRYAERLAEIAGLKAVFYTDVKNVADYDRVVYLGALCAGGVMGLKKTVCGLSANQELFVATVGLADPTDAENVNHIRGCIKKQVPASHYDESKIFHLRGAIDYTKLGLKHRIMMKLLYSKVLKIPEAERNAEVRALIATYGKQVDFVNLDTLEPIVKAL; from the coding sequence ATGAACTCTATTATCATCTACGGGAGCCGTTATGGCTCGACAAAACGCTACGCCGAACGCCTCGCTGAAATCGCGGGGCTCAAGGCCGTTTTCTACACCGACGTGAAGAACGTTGCCGATTATGACCGCGTCGTCTATCTGGGCGCCCTCTGCGCAGGTGGCGTCATGGGCCTCAAGAAAACGGTTTGCGGCCTCTCTGCAAATCAGGAACTGTTTGTTGCGACCGTCGGTCTCGCCGATCCGACCGATGCCGAAAACGTCAACCATATCAGGGGCTGCATCAAGAAGCAGGTTCCCGCATCGCATTACGACGAAAGCAAAATCTTCCACCTTCGCGGCGCCATCGATTACACCAAACTCGGCCTGAAGCATCGAATCATGATGAAGCTCCTGTATTCAAAGGTCTTGAAAATTCCCGAAGCGGAGCGTAACGCCGAAGTCCGCGCCCTCATCGCCACCTACGGCAAGCAAGTGGACTTCGTGAATCTCGATACCCTGGAACCGATTGTCAAGGCGCTGTAA
- a CDS encoding CatA-like O-acetyltransferase, family 2, translated as MAKEIDPKSTTRAMAFKLWMQAPNPMVTFFKTLNVTRLVKVSKKRGLKFNMLMDYCIGKAAASVKEFYMLPVNGKLMQYDSIAVNTIVKNSKGEVSSCDIPFSEDLATFNRDYLKYTKIVAESCEDWDLSENSMVIGTSAIIDTEIDGAVGMNSGIFNNPFMIWGRFRRKLFRYELPVSFQFHHTQMDGAHAGKFLANLQKAIDDLR; from the coding sequence ATGGCAAAAGAAATCGATCCGAAAAGCACCACTAGAGCAATGGCGTTCAAACTTTGGATGCAAGCTCCGAATCCGATGGTGACATTCTTCAAAACATTGAACGTCACAAGGCTTGTAAAGGTCAGCAAGAAACGCGGCCTGAAATTCAACATGCTTATGGATTACTGCATCGGCAAGGCGGCTGCGAGCGTTAAGGAATTTTATATGCTTCCGGTAAACGGCAAGTTGATGCAATACGATTCCATTGCGGTCAATACAATCGTCAAGAACAGCAAAGGCGAAGTCAGTTCTTGCGACATTCCGTTTTCCGAGGACTTGGCAACATTCAACCGCGATTACCTCAAGTACACAAAAATCGTAGCGGAAAGTTGTGAGGATTGGGACTTGTCCGAGAACAGCATGGTCATCGGCACGTCGGCTATTATCGATACCGAAATCGATGGCGCTGTCGGCATGAATTCCGGCATTTTCAACAACCCGTTTATGATTTGGGGCCGTTTCAGGCGAAAACTTTTCCGCTATGAATTGCCGGTTTCGTTCCAGTTCCACCACACGCAAATGGATGGAGCTCACGCCGGGAAGTTCCTCGCGAACTTGCAAAAAGCCATTGACGACCTACGCTAA
- a CDS encoding GNAT family N-acetyltransferase: MGHQVMETERFILRHWQESDAAALFKYASDPEVGPRAGWPPHKSVEESQEIIRTIFSGEGMWAVIWKETNEAIGCVGYLPSTASNLKIAETECEVGYWIARPYWGKGICTEAMKLVVDYCIRVKGFTTLWGDYFLDNPSSGRVMEKCGFVDTGKETLCPSLVVGADRPVRVMKLEASHKTIKQ, from the coding sequence ATGGGCCACCAAGTGATGGAAACAGAACGATTCATATTGCGCCACTGGCAAGAAAGCGATGCCGCGGCGTTGTTCAAATATGCGAGCGACCCGGAAGTGGGGCCGCGTGCAGGTTGGCCTCCGCACAAGTCCGTAGAAGAAAGCCAGGAAATCATCCGCACCATTTTCAGCGGGGAAGGAATGTGGGCCGTCATCTGGAAAGAGACGAATGAAGCCATCGGTTGCGTTGGCTATCTGCCGTCAACCGCTTCGAACTTGAAAATTGCGGAAACCGAATGCGAAGTGGGCTACTGGATTGCCCGCCCGTATTGGGGAAAGGGAATTTGCACCGAAGCGATGAAGTTGGTGGTAGACTACTGCATTCGCGTGAAAGGCTTTACCACTCTTTGGGGCGACTACTTTCTCGACAATCCGTCATCGGGCCGCGTGATGGAAAAATGCGGGTTCGTCGATACCGGCAAAGAAACGTTGTGCCCAAGCCTTGTCGTGGGTGCCGACCGCCCCGTAAGAGTAATGAAACTGGAAGCAAGCCACAAAACAATTAAACAGTAA
- a CDS encoding TIGR03905 family TSCPD domain-containing protein — translation MEETFKTRGVCATTIQFTRDGDKIRNIRFTGGCNGNLKAIAKLCEGMRAEDIAAKLLGNTCGGKPTSCADQLARAVLGKEA, via the coding sequence ATGGAAGAGACTTTCAAGACTAGAGGCGTTTGCGCGACGACAATCCAATTCACGCGCGACGGAGACAAAATCAGGAACATCCGCTTTACGGGCGGATGTAACGGCAACCTGAAGGCGATTGCGAAACTCTGCGAAGGCATGCGCGCCGAAGATATTGCGGCAAAGCTCTTGGGCAACACCTGCGGCGGGAAGCCGACTTCATGCGCCGACCAGCTCGCCCGCGCCGTTCTCGGGAAAGAAGCGTAA
- the rseP gene encoding RIP metalloprotease RseP — translation MESIFSNVLMFVLGLVALSFLVTIHELGHFLVAKWNNVKVNTFSIGFGKKLIRYRRGETEYCISAIPFGGYVAMAGENPDTLEEGEVPDERDFVAKSVGARAAIAFAGPFINIVFAFVLLMVLYMVGVQEPATNELIVGFVGKDSPAAAAGIQPGDTITEMNGKPTQGWDDFREQIGVSLGASVPLTVHRGGEPLTLTVVPEELVIPAQDSTGSEIAMGIGDIGIYPRNRVIVRVPPVEGSAAANAGILQNDTIFEINGEHISRYEEVVRIIDGSKGETVNVTVIRNGDTLTKPLTPVFNEEYKRYMVGIQMGYVLFRETKIVRRGPVEAFTKTCATSWKMTTSIFRYFKRMFQGQVKVDAFSGPVSIVAVMGNVWMSGFQEFLMLLALISINLGVMNLLPLAITDGGLLMFLGIEKLRGKPLSTKTQSIIQNVAAAFFISFFVFITILDFGKLSLFLK, via the coding sequence ATGGAAAGTATTTTTAGTAATGTACTGATGTTTGTGCTGGGCCTAGTGGCGCTCAGCTTTCTTGTGACGATTCACGAGCTCGGCCATTTTCTGGTCGCGAAGTGGAACAACGTCAAGGTGAACACGTTCAGCATCGGTTTCGGCAAGAAGTTAATCCGCTACAGGCGTGGCGAGACGGAATACTGCATTTCGGCAATTCCTTTCGGTGGATATGTGGCCATGGCGGGCGAGAATCCGGACACGCTCGAGGAGGGCGAGGTCCCTGACGAACGTGATTTCGTGGCGAAGTCCGTGGGCGCTCGCGCGGCGATTGCTTTCGCGGGCCCGTTCATCAATATCGTGTTTGCGTTCGTACTTTTGATGGTGCTCTACATGGTGGGAGTGCAGGAACCTGCGACGAACGAGCTCATCGTGGGCTTTGTTGGGAAGGATTCTCCGGCGGCAGCGGCAGGCATCCAGCCGGGCGATACCATTACCGAAATGAACGGTAAGCCGACGCAGGGCTGGGACGATTTCCGCGAGCAGATAGGCGTGAGCCTCGGTGCTAGCGTTCCCCTCACGGTGCATCGCGGCGGTGAACCGCTGACGCTTACTGTCGTTCCCGAAGAACTTGTAATACCGGCGCAGGATTCCACCGGTTCCGAAATCGCGATGGGCATTGGCGACATTGGCATTTACCCGCGCAACCGCGTCATTGTGCGCGTTCCGCCTGTAGAAGGTTCCGCCGCGGCGAATGCGGGAATCCTCCAGAACGATACGATTTTTGAAATCAACGGCGAGCACATTTCCCGCTATGAGGAAGTCGTGCGCATTATCGACGGAAGCAAGGGCGAAACCGTCAACGTGACCGTCATCCGCAATGGTGACACTCTTACCAAGCCGCTTACTCCTGTATTCAACGAGGAATACAAGCGTTACATGGTCGGCATCCAGATGGGCTACGTGCTCTTCCGCGAAACGAAGATTGTACGCCGTGGCCCAGTGGAAGCGTTCACCAAGACGTGCGCCACCAGCTGGAAAATGACGACGAGTATTTTCCGTTACTTCAAGCGCATGTTCCAGGGCCAGGTGAAGGTCGATGCGTTCTCGGGTCCGGTCTCCATTGTCGCCGTGATGGGCAACGTCTGGATGAGCGGTTTCCAGGAATTCCTGATGCTGCTTGCCCTTATCAGCATCAACTTGGGCGTGATGAACCTGCTCCCGCTCGCGATTACCGACGGCGGCCTTTTGATGTTCCTCGGAATCGAGAAGCTGCGCGGCAAGCCACTTTCCACCAAGACGCAGAGCATTATTCAGAACGTCGCTGCAGCATTCTTCATCAGCTTCTTCGTGTTCATCACGATTCTTGACTTCGGCAAGCTTTCGCTGTTCCTGAAGTGA
- a CDS encoding glycoside hydrolase family 9 protein, translated as MEKNDIKRIALFAIVAAGTSAAFAANAYINQVGFRPSDPKEISLVDASGNVEIVNASGQTVLTVTPSAASYWDPSGQNVQLVDISKLTAEGKYSIKVGGQVLRQDLVVKNNTFADVYKAAIKWFYYQRASMALESSYAGQWSRAAGHTNATVELHNSAGSGTINSTKGWYDAGDYGRYIVNSGITTYTLLSLYEHFPDFFKMAKWNIPAEGSLPDLLAEIKWNLDWMLTMQASDGTVYHKLTSLGFPGDVMPAQDNLKLYVIGKSAEAAFDFAGVMALASRVYKPFDASYASKCLEAAKKAYSWGSNNMNVHFKANPSDVSTGAYEGSDATDEKLFAGTELAITTGDASYKQSGTSPYVSWWGGMDGIATYGKATHASVFNDAGEAKQNILSTADGFVDRAKSGFGVTMAKGDFNWGSNSSAANQGVWLLHAYYLTGNEKYYTAALKAFDYLLGKNPLDMSFVTGYGSKSPMHPHHRPSTSDNVTEPIPGMLVGGPHSGGDDVGSAAEWKCADYRTGHVAKDYTDQQCSFATNEVAINWNAPLAYLAGALEAINAGYAPSFAVEGVARKNTATSSSSSQGNPPQFSSSSSVVPQSSSSSTIVPTSSSSTTAIRDFGYEADSGKDASPKLRMDGHKLFVEKSGKRYDLRGNRLH; from the coding sequence TTGGAAAAGAATGATATCAAGCGGATTGCGCTTTTCGCAATCGTTGCCGCCGGTACATCGGCGGCTTTTGCTGCAAATGCCTACATAAACCAGGTTGGGTTCCGCCCTTCCGACCCCAAGGAAATTTCGCTGGTCGATGCCTCTGGCAATGTCGAGATTGTAAACGCATCGGGCCAGACCGTGCTTACGGTGACTCCAAGCGCTGCATCTTACTGGGATCCAAGCGGCCAGAATGTTCAGCTTGTAGATATCTCTAAACTGACTGCCGAGGGCAAGTATTCCATCAAGGTGGGCGGGCAGGTACTCCGCCAGGATCTGGTGGTCAAGAACAACACCTTCGCCGATGTCTACAAGGCGGCCATCAAGTGGTTCTACTACCAGCGTGCATCGATGGCGTTGGAATCCAGTTATGCGGGGCAGTGGAGCCGTGCGGCGGGCCACACGAACGCGACGGTTGAACTTCACAATTCTGCGGGTTCGGGCACCATCAATTCGACCAAGGGCTGGTACGATGCCGGCGACTACGGCCGCTATATCGTGAATTCGGGCATTACCACCTACACGCTCCTCTCGCTTTACGAACATTTCCCGGACTTTTTCAAGATGGCCAAGTGGAATATCCCTGCTGAGGGCAGCCTCCCGGACCTGCTCGCCGAAATCAAGTGGAATCTAGACTGGATGCTCACCATGCAGGCGTCTGACGGCACCGTTTACCACAAACTGACATCGCTCGGGTTCCCGGGCGACGTGATGCCCGCGCAGGATAACCTGAAGCTTTACGTTATCGGCAAGAGCGCCGAGGCCGCTTTTGACTTTGCTGGCGTGATGGCCTTGGCTTCGCGCGTGTATAAGCCGTTTGATGCGAGTTATGCGAGCAAGTGCCTAGAAGCGGCGAAGAAGGCCTACTCCTGGGGCTCGAATAACATGAACGTGCACTTTAAGGCGAATCCTTCTGACGTCTCGACGGGCGCTTACGAGGGTTCCGATGCTACCGACGAGAAACTTTTTGCGGGTACGGAACTTGCGATTACCACGGGCGATGCATCTTACAAGCAGTCGGGCACTTCGCCGTATGTCTCGTGGTGGGGCGGAATGGATGGAATTGCAACTTACGGCAAGGCAACGCATGCGTCCGTATTTAACGATGCAGGCGAAGCCAAGCAGAATATCCTCTCTACGGCCGACGGTTTCGTAGATCGCGCCAAGTCGGGATTCGGCGTGACGATGGCAAAGGGTGATTTTAACTGGGGCTCCAATTCGTCTGCCGCAAATCAGGGCGTTTGGCTGCTGCATGCCTACTACCTCACCGGCAACGAAAAGTATTATACGGCAGCCTTGAAGGCGTTCGATTACCTGCTCGGCAAGAACCCGCTTGACATGTCGTTCGTGACGGGTTATGGCTCCAAGTCCCCGATGCACCCGCATCACCGTCCGAGTACTTCGGACAACGTAACTGAACCGATTCCCGGCATGCTTGTGGGTGGCCCGCACTCTGGCGGCGATGACGTTGGTTCCGCTGCCGAATGGAAGTGTGCCGACTATAGGACGGGACATGTGGCGAAGGATTATACCGATCAGCAGTGCAGTTTCGCAACGAACGAGGTGGCTATCAACTGGAACGCCCCGCTCGCCTACTTGGCTGGTGCGCTCGAGGCGATTAATGCCGGGTATGCACCCTCGTTTGCGGTGGAAGGTGTCGCAAGGAAGAATACGGCAACGTCATCCAGTTCTTCGCAGGGGAACCCACCGCAGTTCAGTTCTAGTTCCAGCGTCGTTCCGCAGTCGAGCTCTAGCTCGACAATTGTGCCCACGAGCAGTTCGTCTACGACTGCCATACGTGATTTCGGGTACGAGGCCGACTCGGGCAAAGACGCTAGCCCCAAGCTCCGCATGGATGGTCACAAGCTGTTTGTCGAGAAAAGCGGCAAGCGCTACGACCTCCGCGGTAACAGACTGCACTAA